TGGCCGGCTGCGCAGCCATACGCTGTCGATCCTCTTCCGCCGCAGCGAAGGAGTGGCGGGCCTGGCCAAGCGCCTGGAAGAATTACGTCGCGAGGCCTCGCAGGCGATCGCCAAGGGGGCTACCATTCTCATCCTGTCCGATCGGGGCGTGAACGCCGATTGGGTGCCGATTCCGGCTCTGCTCGCCACGAGCGGCATCCATCACCACCTGATCCGCGAAGAAACCCGCACGCGCTGCGGCCTGGTGGTCGAGACGGGCGAAGCCCGCGAGGTACAACACTTCGCCCTGCTCACGGGCTATGGCGCCGGCGCCGTCAACCCGTACCTGGCCTTCGCCACGATTCACCAGATGCAGGTCGACGGGTACCTTCCGGTCGACTACCAGCCCGAGGTGCTCGAGAAGAAGTTCATCAAGGCGGTGGCCAAGGGCGTGTTGAAGGTGATGTCGAAGATGGGCATCTCCACGCAGCAAAGCTACCGCGGCGCGCAGATCTTCGAGGCGATCGGCTTGAATCGCCCGTTCATCGACGAGTATTTCTCGTGGACGGCCAGCCGCATCCAGGGGATCGGCATCGAAGACATTGCCGAAGAGTCAATTCGCCGACACGAGCATGCCTATCCGACGGCCGAAGTGCCCGAGGTGTTGCAACTCGACGTAGGCGGCCAATACCAGTGGCGTCGCAAGGGTGAGGCGCACCTCTTCAATCCCGATGTCATCGCGCGGCTGCAGCACAGCACGCGGATCAACAGCAAGGGCGAGTTCAAGAAGTTCTGCGAGCTGATCGACAAGCAGGAGAAACGCCTGCTGACGCTCCGTGGATTGATCGACTTGAAGCAGGCCGCCAAGCCGGTGCCGCTCGAAGAGGTCGAGCCGGCGACCGAGATCGTCAAGCGCTTTGCGACGGGCGCCATGTCGTATGGTTCGATCTCGCGCGAAGCGCACGAGACGCTGGCCATTGCCATGAATCGCCTGGGCGCCAAGAGCAACACGGGCGAAGGAGGCGAGGATCCGGCCCGCTATACGCCCGATCCGAATGGCGACAGCCGGTCGAGCGCCATCAAGCAGGTGGCCAGCGGCCGTTTCGGCGTGACGAGCGAGTATCTCGTCAGCGCCAAGGAATTGCAGATCAAGATGGCGCAAGGCGCCAAGCCGGGCGAAGGGGGCCAGCTACCCGGCCATAAAGTCGACCAGGAAATCGGCCGCATTCGTCACAGCACGCCGGGCGTGGGGCTCATTTCTCCCCCGCCGCACCACGATATCTACTCGATCGAGGATCTCGCCCAGTTGATCCACGATCTGAAGAACTCGAACCGCGCTGCCCGCATCAGCGTGAAGCTCGTGGCGGAGGTGGGGGTCGGCACCGTGGCGGCGGGCGTCTCGAAGGGGAAGTCGGACGTCGTTCTCATCAGTGGTTATGACGGTGGCACCGGCGCCAGCCCGCAGACCTCGATCAAGCACGCCGGCATTCCCTGGGAGCTCGGCCTGGCCGAGACCCACCAGGTGCTGGTGATGAACGACCTGCGTAGCCGCATCATCGTCCAGACCGACGGCCAGTTGCGCACCCCGCGCGACGTGGCGATTGCCACGATGCTCGGCGCCGAAGAGTGGGGCATCGCCACGGCGTCGCTCGTGGTCATCGGCTGCATCATGATGCGGAAGTGTCATCTCAACACCTGCCCTGTCGGCATCGCGACGCAGGATCAGGCGTTGCGCAAGAAGTTCTCCGGCGAGCCGGAGCACGTGGTGAACTACTTTTTCCTACTGGCCGAGGGGCTGCGCGAGATCATGGCCTCGCTCGGCTTCCGCACGATCAACGAGATGGTCGGCCGGGTCGACATGCTCGACACCGCCCAGGCGATCGCCCATTGGAAGGCCAAGGGACTCGACTTCTCGACGATTCTGCACAAGCCGCAGGCGCCGGCACACGTCGGCACGTATTGCAGCCAGTCGCAGGATCATGGCCTCGACAGCTCGCTCGACGTGACCACGCTGCTCGAGCTCTGCCGGCCCGCGCTCGAACGTGGCGAAAAGGTCAAGGCGGACGTGCGCATCCGCAATATCAACCGCACGGTGGGCACGATCCTCTCGAGCGAGGTGACGCGCCGCTACGGCAAGCGCGGCTTGCCCGAGGACACGATCCAGCTCAACTTCCGCGGCACGGCCGGACAGAGCATACTCGCTTTTGGCGTGCCGGGCGTGACCTTCCGCGTCGAGGGAGATGTGAACGACTACTGCGGCAAGGGGCTCTCCGGGGGCAAGATGATCGTCTACCCGCCGCGCGAGAGTAGCTTCGTGCCGGAAGACAACGTCATCGCCGGCAACGTCTGCCTGTACGGCGCCACCTCGGGCGAGTTGTATCTCCGCGGCATCGCCGGCGAGCGCTTCTGCGTGCGCAACAGCGGCGCCTCGGCCGTCGTCGAAGGAGTAGGGGACCACGGTTGCGAATACATGACCGGCGGCCGCGCCGTGATTCTCGGCCAAACCGGGCGCAACTTCGCCGCCGGCATGAGCGGGGGCATCGCCTACGTGCTCGACGAGGATGGCAGCTTCCCCAACCATGTGAACATGGAAATGGTCGAGCTCGAGGATCTTACGGATCTCGACGACCAGCAGTGCGTGCTGCAGCTCGTCAAGCGGCACGTCGAATACACCGGCAGCACCCGCGGGCAATATGTGCTCGACAACTGGGACGAGCTTCGTGGCAAGTTCGTCAAGGTGATGCCGATCGATTACAAGCGTGCCTTGGCCGAGCTCGCCAAGGAGCAGAAAACCACCACCGCCAGCGCAGGTATGCTCGAAGAGGTTACTCATGGGTGATGTACGTGGATTCATCAAGTACGGCCGCAAGATCTACGGCAACGAACCGGCCGAAGATCGCGTGCGGCACTACAACGAGTTCCTCAAGGTGCTCTCGCCCGAAGAGGTGACCACGCAGGGGGCACGCTGCATGGACTGTGGCGTGCCGTTTTGCCACACGGGCTGCCCGCTGGGGAACATCATTCCCGACTGGAACGATCTCGTGTATCGCGGCCAGTGGCGCGAGGCGCTCGATCGTCTGCACGCGACGAACAACTTTCCCGAGTTTACGGGGCGCGTCTGTCCCGCGCCGTGCGAAACGGCCTGCGTGCTGGGCATCAATGAAGATCCGGTCACGATCAAGCAGATCGAAATGACGATCGCCGATCGCGGCTTCGACGAGGGTTGGATCGCCGCCGAGCCCCCGGCCAAGCGCACCGGCAAGCACGTGGCGGTCATCGGCAGCGGTCCGGCGGGGCTCGCCGCCGCGCAACAGCTCAATCGGGCCGGGCACCGCGTGACGGTCTTCGAGCGCGCCGATCGCCCCGGCGGTCTGCTCATGTATGGCATTCCCGACTTCAAGCTCGAAAAGAGCCGCGTCTGGCGCCGCGTCGAGCAGATGAAGGCCGAGGGGATCGAGTTCCGCTGCAATACGAATATCGGCGTCGACATCTCGGCCGCCCAATTGCGCGAGGACTTCGACGCCATCGTGATCTGCGCCGGTTCGACCCATCCGCGCGATCTGCCGATCCCGGGTCGCGAGTTCCAGGGAGTCCATTTTGCGATGGATTTCCTGCCGCAGCAGAACAAGCGCAACCAGGGGGATGAGATTCCGAGCGACGTGGCCCTTTCGGCCACGGGCAAGGATGTGATCATCATCGGCGGCGGCGACACTGGCAGCGACTGCACCGGCACGTCGAATCGCCAGGGAGCGAAGAGCGTCACGCAGTTCGAGTTGCTGCCGCAACCTCCCGATCTGGGCAAGTATCCCCGCGCCGTGCAGCGCCCCGCGCAATCGCCTTGGCCCTATTGGACGATGATGCTCCGCACGAGCTCGTCGCACGAAGAAGGGTGCGATCGCCACTGGAGCATTCTCACCAAGGAATTCCTCTCCGACGACCAGGGCCACGTTCGCAGCCTGGTGACGGTGACCATCGAGTGGTACACGGACGAACAAGGCCGGCATCAGTTTCGCGAGTTGCCCGAGACGCGACAGGAATGGCCCTGCCAGTTGGTGCTGTTGGCGATGGGCTTCCTTGGCCCCGAGAAACGTGGTGCGGTCGACGAGCTGGGGCTCGAGCTCGATCCCCGCGGTAACATCAAGTGCGACGAAAATTACATGTCGAGCGTCGAAGGGGTCTTCGCCGCCGGCGATGCCCGACGTGGGCAGTCGCTCGTAGTCTGGGCCATTCATGAAGGTCGCGAGGCGGCACGCGCCGTCGATCGCTATCTGATGGGCGCGACAATGCTGCCGAGCCTGAACGCGGGCGATTTCGCCTGGCGGTAAGGTAGTGGTCAGTGGTCAGGGGTCAGGGGGCCGTCGTGTTGTGTGCTTCTGGTTTTGACGGTTGTAACGATGCGTTGCAGCCTCGGGCGGGGGGCGGGAGTGATCGGTGCCCGGATCGCACGCCGCAATTCATGGTGCAACCTAGGTTTGCAGTGAGGAACTTCGGCCCCTGTTGCCGAATGGCCACGCCTGCCGACCAAGGAGCGCACGATGGATGGTATCTCTGACATTCGCGCGATGATTCTCGCCATCGACGACGAGCACTCGATCCTCGATGAATTGGAGCGGACGCTCCGGCCGGCCGGCTACGGCTTCTGCGGGTGCGATTCGGCCGATGCGGCCCTGTCCACGGCCCTGCGCACGGTGCCCGATTTGATCCTCTCCGACATCAATCTCGGCGAGCAGAACGGCCTCGAATTGTGCGAAGAGCTCAAAGAGCACGCCATGCTGCACGACGTGCCGGTGATCTTTCTCTCGGGCGCGCCGATTCCCGACGTGATTCGCCGGGCGCACGCCGTGGGAGGAACATATTACGTGCGCAAGCCGTTCGATCCCGAAGTGCTGATCGACCTGGTCGAGAAGGCGCTGTGGATGCCGCACCTGATCGGCGGCCGCGCCACGACTGCCTGCTAACGACACCGCCGAGCATGGTCGCAGATCGCCGCAGTACGATCGTGCGCCCGGGTAGGTTTCCCGCGATCCAGCGCGACCGATGTGCAGCATGGCAGAAACTGGGGTGATTACCCCCCCTCGAAGCTCTCCTCCCCTGGAGAATGTGGCGAGTTGTTGTCCGCATCCCTCCAGCAAGCAAGACGCGCCAAGCGTGCATCGATCGCATCGAGTGCTTTTTGCTGAGCACGCACGACTTCATCGAGCGCATGGACCGTCTCTTCGAGGTGCATGAAGACCATCTCGAGTTTCGTAACCCGCTCGTGCAACTTCGATTCGTCAGGCATGTTACTCCTTCGCAGGTCGAGAATTCGCCAAGGGGTATGAAGTCCGCTAATCTAACACTTGGGGCGACAAACCGCCGGGACGTTCTCTTTTGAGCAAGGGGGGAGCCATGCGTTCCTGGTTACCGTGGCCGGTCGCCACACTCTTGTTGGTCGTTTCCGGTTGCAGCTATTTCCACTACGAGCTTGAACTATGCCCGGACGGCGACCAGATGGTCCGCCGCCTCACCTGCTGGAAGACCACGGCCGGGGACAAAGACTCGGCGCGAGAAGACTTTCCTGCCGACGAACTCAAGGCGATCACCGAGATCTATCAGTCCGAAATCGCCCAGCCGTTGCAGCGCAAATACGTCTTCGAAGGCGCCTTCGGCGGTACGACTCCACAGGACATCGGCGGCGCTGGCTGGTTTCGGCGTTTCCAATCGCCGCTGGGCGATTCCTTCTGGTACACGGAACGCTTTCGTGGGCGAGACGACCTGGTCGTGCAACTCGAGGAGCGTGCGGCTTCGGCCGACCAGCTTGCCGACTTGCTCAAGGGATGGTTTACCGCCGAACTGGGGAATGAGCCCGAGTTTGCCAGTGCCATCAAGATCGTCGATGTCGATCTTCGGCACGACCTGAAGAATTTTGGTACCTACACCTGGGCGTCGATGTCGGTCCCTGGCCATTGGTCTTCCAAGGAAGAAACGAATGGCGTTGAGACCTTCTTTGTAGGCGCTGTGCAGTATTTCATCGAGCGAGGCTATCTGACGCCCGATGAGTTGCCCGCCATGCAACGCAGCATGAACCTGGGCTTCGAAGAGTTGGCCGGGCGTGCCGTGTTGTGCAAGTCTGGGTTGCTCGACTCTCACGCGGAGGATCCGCGGCTCGACTTTCTTCGCGGCGGCAAGCGGACGAAAGAATCCTGGGCGCGCTATATGCAAACGACTCCCAGTTTCCGCGCGCAATTGGACGCCTGGGAAATCGCGAAGCAATCGGATCCGGAACTTTCCGCTCCTGACCCACAAGAGCCACTGATGAACCTGGTTTCCGAGTTGGTCGGCTTTGAGTTGTTCGGGCGCAGCGACCACCTGAACCTGACGCTGCACACACCCGTGCGTCCGTTTCTTACGAATGCGACTTGGAATGAAACAAAGAAGACGGCGAATTGGGATCTGGGGATTGCAGGTGACAAAGGCGTGCCGACCCTGGTCTACGCGCAGTGGGCCGTGCCCAACGAAGAAGTGCAATCGCGACTCTTCGGCGCGGTGATTCTGGCCGACGATCAACTGGCTCAGTACGTCGAGTGGTATACCGTGCTGAATGCCGAACAGCGCGCGGAATGGGACAAATTTTTTGAACAGCTTCGTCCGGGACCGGGACTTGCCAAGCAGGTGGCCGACTTTCAATTTCGAGAAGAATCGGCGGAGAGCCGCGATGAAACCGTCGTCGGATACTTGCAAAAAGGCCGCGATCTTCTAGCTCGCGCACTAATGCAGCACAAGCCAGAGAAAGAACCGGAAAACTGAGTAGTATGCCTAACAGACAAATCTGAATCTCTGATCAAGGAGCCACGCCATGCAAGCCATGACCAGTGAACAACTCGCCACGAAGAAGTGCGTGCCGTGCGAAGGGGGCGTCGAGGCGTGTAGTCTGCCGCAGGCCAGGTCACAACTCGAAAGGCTCGCCGGTTGGCGCCTGACGCACGAGGGCCAGCGCATCCGCAAGGATTGGGTCGTGAAGAACTTCGTCGCCGGCATGGAGTTCTTTCAGGCCGTGTCCGAAGTGGCCGAGGCCGAGCAGCATCACCCCGATCTGCACCTCGAAGGGTATCGCAACGTCTGGATCGAGATCTGGACCCACGCCATCGGCGGCCTCTCGGAGAACGATTTTATTTTGGCCGCCAAGATCGATCAGTTGCCCGTCAAGCTCAAGAGGTAGCTGCCTTAGCGGCAACGCTCACCAATGGTGCCGGCCCGGGTTCCAGGCCTGATAGCTGCGCCGCCGACCGCCGAAGTGGAATTCCATGCCGGCGGTCAACGAGTAGCTGTTCATCCAGGGGAGACCGCCGGCGAAGCTGGCGTTGTCCGTAAAGTCGAGTCGAAACGCGAGCCAGCTCGAATAGCGATACTTGAGCCCCATCCCCAGCGGAAGGCTGAATGAAGTTTCGTCGGCGCGGGCGCCTTCGTTCTTGTAGAACTGGAATCTCGCGAGTCCCAGCCCGATCGAGAAGTAGGGACGCCAGAGTGAATCGCCCCACGGGTAATACACCACGCTGGTGTCCCAATAAAAATCCTCGGTGTCGTCGAGCCAGTAGTCGCTCCCGAAATTATTCATGTCGAGACTGGCGAAGGCGAGACGTGTCTCCCAGCCGAGATAGTTGCCCCAGTCTTCGCCGAGACGGAATCCGCCGATGGCGCCCCCCCCTCGCTCGGCCTGATACTTCCCCATGTCGTCGCCCCACATGACGCCGACAAACCAGTCGACGTGCCAGGGACGGTAGTTCCAGCTTTCGCGCAGGAGCGGCACGCCGAGTCCCTTGTGGCGCACCGAGCCGTTGACCAGCTCGTTCCAGTCGCGCGGCAGAAAGTGATACGTGCCACCGGCCGCACCCTGGTCCATGAATCCCGTGCCCGGCGCGACGAGCGATTCGTATTCTTCTGGCCCCGCTGGTCCGTAGGTTGGCCCATGCAGGTCGGCGGAATGGGCCCCGCCACAGTGTGCGCAACCCGCGCCGTCGTAAGTCGAGGTGCCGTTGAAAAACGAGCCACCCGCGGGCGCCGGAGCGCGGGGGGCTGGGCTCGATACCGCGGCTTGCTGCGCGGATGGCGTGGTCGCTGGACGACTCGCGTGTCCCGACGCGTTGGCGATGAACCGCTCGGCGAGCGATGCCGTGGCAGATTCTTCCGCGTGCGCGGCAGCCGGAACGCATAATGCGAAGCAAGGCGCAAACGCGAGCATCCACGCCGCGCGGCGTGCGAGCGAACACCAGATTCGGCGCTCGTGCTTCATGTGCGCATTCACCGGCCCTGACCTGGAGGAGTCGTCTTGCGTTTCGAGCGTCGCTCTCGTCGTTCATGCGCGAGCGCGCTAGTCCACTTCGCCCGACTTGGCGACGACACGGTCGGCCAGACCAAAGGGTGCGGATCTCGAACTCGGCCGCTACGCGGAATCGCGCTAGGTGCAGAAATGGGGCGGGATTATGGCGATCTCCGGCTTCACCGTCAATTGAAGTGCGCGCCGCACGCTAGCACCTGGCTGCCGGCCAACCACACCTGCTAGCGGAATGCTGCACTAGCACGACAGCGTTGGCAGCAACAGGGGCGGCCAGAGACGCGCCGAGTGGCGCGACTGGCCTAGGATCGTCCGACGGCCCATCCCTATAATGCCGCCCCGCTCGACGGAACGAGCCCAGGCCAGGCGAAGCGACCGCCATCGGTCGTACGACCTCACCTTGCCCTCAAGGGGGAAGCACTGCCTCGCCCCTGCCATGCGAACCCGCTCATCTGCCCGGAGGATACTCCATGATCAGGAAGATCACTGTCGTCCCCCTCATTGCTACCTTGCTGTTGGTGGGGCCACTGACCGAAGGGGCTGTCGCCCAAAGTGACATCACGGGCGGATTCCAACGCCTCGATCAGAGTTTGGTCAACGGCTGGCCCAAGCGGATCGCGCGACCGAGCGGAAATCCGCACCACGGCATCCTGATCAACGACGTCTTCGTCGCGCCCGTGGCGCACGGCGAATCGGTGTACCCCTGCTGCGAGAATGATTCTTGCTGCGAAAAATCCTGCGCTCGCAAGACGGACGAGTGTGCGGGCTGTCCTGCCGGCGAGTGTAAAGCCGGCGGCGAATGCGTGAAGCATAAGAAGCTGGCCCACAAGGAATGCAAACGCTGTAAGGACGGGAACTGCCCCTTATCGTTCGAGCGGAACAAGTCGACGGCGTCGCCGCGCGATCCTGCCAGTGAGACCGCGCGGGCGGTGCTCGAGATCATGGACACCTTGGGGCACAGCGTCATCGCCGGCACCGAGTTCGAGCCGACAGCCACGCCGACTCCCGAGGAATTGCCTTCTCCCCTGACCGAGCCGGCCGATATTCGCGCGGCACTTGTCAAGTACATTCGCGCTCTCGAGTCTGAACGCACTGCCGGGGTGCGGGAAACTTCCGCGACCGTGAATATCAGCGACCAGCCGATCGTCGTCAGTGAGATGACTACGCCGGCAGAATCGTCGCCGGCCGATACGGTGGATGCGCTGCGCGAATCGAGCATGGCCTTGGACGACGCGGCCTCGCAACTCGAAGCGCTCGAGCTGTACGAGCGTGCCGATCAGGTTCGGGCTCTGGCTCAGGCCCTGCGGCACGATGCGCGGCGTTTGAAGTCGGGTGGCCGCGTCGTGCATGCCCGTCGCCACGCGGTTCCGGTCGTGGAACCCATCTGCAACGAGGGCTGCCCAGAAGAAGCTTTGCCGAACGTCGAACGCCACCTGCGCATGTTGCACGAGGCGATGCGGCGCGAAGTGACCGAATAGTCTTGCGGTATCCAGGTTCCCATCCCGGAGCCAGGATTTTGCCTGCCCGTCGGACGAGGTTATCCTGGATTATTTGAAACGCCGTCCGGGTGTTTCAGTGTTCAGTCTCCTCGTTGGTTGAAGTAGCTGGTGTCCAAGCGCGGGCGAGCACGTATCTCGGAAGCCGAGTTTGTCGCGGATTCTTCGCGGGGTGGGACGGCGCGCCTTTTGTTTCTTTTTGCGGCGTTGATTTTCTTCACGAGCGGCGTTCCTGCGCTGGTGTACCAGATCACGTGGCAGCGGATCCTGGCGTTGCACAGCGGGGTGGGCATCTACTCGGTGGCGATGATCGTGGCCGCGTTCATGGCGGGGCTGGGTATCGGAAGCGAGTTGGGTGGGCGCCTGAGCCAGCGTTTCGGTCCGAGCGGGGCGTTGTGGGGCTTCGCGTTGATCGAGCTTTCGATCGGTGGCTTCGCGTTGCTGAGCCCCTGGCTGTACTACGACGTGCTGTACGAGCGTTTCGGCTGGCTGTACGAGCGTCCTTGGCTGGCGGGGGTTTGCCACTTTGGGGCCTTGCTGCTGCCGACGGGCCTGATGGGGATGTCGCTGCCGATGCTGGTGCGGGCGATGGTGCTCGACTCGGCGCACGCCTGCCGGACGATCGGCTATCTGTACGCGGTGAACGGCCTGGGGGCCGCCGTCGGCGCGCTCCTCACCCCCTGGGTGCTCATCCCCCGGTGGGGCATCGCCGGAGCCATCTATGCCGCGGTGATGCTCAATCTCGCCGCGGGCTGCGCCACGCTTGTGCTGGCTCTCTTCTCGCGCGGCAGAGCGGTCGTCGAACCGACGTCGGCGCTCCCCGTCTCCCCGGTCGAGGCAGCTCCACTCCCCGAAGGACTTGCCCCGGCGAAGAGCCGTTTAGGTGTCTGGGCCCTGCTCTACGCCACGAGCGGTTTTTGTGCCTTGGGGCTCGAGATCGTCTGGTTCCGTCTGATCGACGTGGGGGTTAAGTCGACCGCCTTCACGTTCGGCACGGTGTTGGCGATCTTTCTGACCGGACTCGCCTTCGGCAGTGCGGTGGGGGCCCATTGGGAACAACGTTGGCAACAACCGCGCCGGCTGTTTCTCTTGCTGCAGATGCTGATCGCTTGCTACGCGGCGCTTTCGATCGGGCTGCTCGTGTGGTTGCCGGAAGGCACGCCGATCGTTTCCTCGTACTTCGAGTACTGGCAGCAATACGACCCCTTCACGCCACGCGCGCTGACGTCGCAGCAGTTCGAGAAGCCGCGACTGTGGGCACTCTATCTCGTCTTTCCGGCCGCGTTGTTGTTCGTACCCACGGTGTTGATGGGGCTGTCGTTTGCCGTCTTGCAACGCGCCGTCCACGATGAGCCGCGGACCGCGGGACGCAAGGTCGGGCTGCTGCAAGCGGCCAACATCGCGGGCGGTGTCTTGGGCAGTTTGGTCATCGGTCTGGTGGCCATCGAGTGGCTGGGCACGGCAGGAACGCTGCGCCTGCTCGTCGGTCTGGGTTTGGCGTTTACCATCCTGGGGCTGTTCGAGCAGCAGCGTCGTCCGTTCGTGATCGGCGGACTCCTGCTGGTGGCGATGATGTTCGTGCTGCCCGGCCAGGATCGACTCTGGCGGCGACTGCACGGTTTGCGCGAGACCTCCGCCTGGTTTGGCGAAGATGCCTCGGGGGTCGTAGCTATCGCGAAGGACAACACCCAGCCCGACTACTGGCGCATCAGCGTCAATGGAAAAGGGCATAGCCTGTTGCCGTATGGGCACCTGCACACGGGGCTGGGGGTGTTGTCGGCGATTGTGCATCCGGTGCCGATCGATGTGGCGATTATCGGGCTGGGGTCGGGCGACACGGCCTGGGCCGCGGCCTGTCGTCCGGAAACGCAACGCGTGGATGTCTTCGAGATCTGCGCGCCTGAGCGGAATGTGCTCGAGCAACTCGATCGCCACGAGTCGTTGCCACAGTTGCAGCGACTACTTCAAGACGAACGAGTGCATCTCCACCATGCCGATGGAAGAATATCGCTCCGCGCCAGCGACCAGCTTTACGATGTCATCGAGGCCGACGCCTCACGCCCCGATTCGGCCTATGGTGGCAATCTCTATTCAGAAGAGTTCTTCCGCGAGTGCTCCGCACGTCTGAAGCCCGGCGGCCTGATGTGTACTTGGTGCCCCACGCCGCGCACGTATGCTACCTTCTGTCGAGTATTCCCCTATGTGCTCGATGGGGGAACGAATCTGTGGACGGGCAGCGATCTGTTGATCGGTAGCCATACGCCACTCGAGGTCGACATGCCTACGTTGCGTGCGCGACTGAACGATGCCCGGGTGGCGGAATACCTGGGCCAGGAGCTTGCCGAGCAGGTGGCACAAGATTGCCAGTATCTGGCGCCGGCGGTGCCCGCCACGGTGCTTGCCGACGAACTGGCCAGCAACCACGATTTATTTCCCCGCGACGAATTCCATCATGACTCGCGCGTGAATCGGGCGCTGCAGGTGCAGGCGATCGGCGAGATTTATCTGCGACGTGGCCAGGTCGCCGAGGCCATCCAGTGGTTGCAAGAGGCGATTCGTCTTGCGCCCGAGTTATCGCTGGCTCACACGCAATTGGCGTTCTGCTATCTCCGGCCAGGATTCGACGGACCCGCGCAGGTCGAGTTGAACGAAGCCCTGCGGTTGGCGCCGGACAATACCGAGCCGGCGTATTACCTGGGTCGGCTGCTACTGACGCGAGGCGCGGCGCAGGCGGCGGTGCCGCTCTTGCGACGCGCGGCGGAGCATCAATCGACCAACGCCGCAATGGCCGCTTACCTTGCGCAGGCGCTGTCTCGCATGGGTGATGCACGCGGCGCGATCGAGTGGTATCGCACGTCTCTCGAACGCGATCCCAACCGCTGGGAGACGGCGCAAGAGTTGGCCTGGCTGTTGGCCACCGATGCCGATCCGAACGCACGCGATCCCCAGGCAGCGCTCGCCCTGGCCCAGCAGGCCGTGCGCGATAGTCGAGAGCGCGAGGCACTGGCCCTCGATACGCTGGCGGCCGCCTATG
The sequence above is a segment of the Pirellulales bacterium genome. Coding sequences within it:
- a CDS encoding fused MFS/spermidine synthase: MFLFAALIFFTSGVPALVYQITWQRILALHSGVGIYSVAMIVAAFMAGLGIGSELGGRLSQRFGPSGALWGFALIELSIGGFALLSPWLYYDVLYERFGWLYERPWLAGVCHFGALLLPTGLMGMSLPMLVRAMVLDSAHACRTIGYLYAVNGLGAAVGALLTPWVLIPRWGIAGAIYAAVMLNLAAGCATLVLALFSRGRAVVEPTSALPVSPVEAAPLPEGLAPAKSRLGVWALLYATSGFCALGLEIVWFRLIDVGVKSTAFTFGTVLAIFLTGLAFGSAVGAHWEQRWQQPRRLFLLLQMLIACYAALSIGLLVWLPEGTPIVSSYFEYWQQYDPFTPRALTSQQFEKPRLWALYLVFPAALLFVPTVLMGLSFAVLQRAVHDEPRTAGRKVGLLQAANIAGGVLGSLVIGLVAIEWLGTAGTLRLLVGLGLAFTILGLFEQQRRPFVIGGLLLVAMMFVLPGQDRLWRRLHGLRETSAWFGEDASGVVAIAKDNTQPDYWRISVNGKGHSLLPYGHLHTGLGVLSAIVHPVPIDVAIIGLGSGDTAWAAACRPETQRVDVFEICAPERNVLEQLDRHESLPQLQRLLQDERVHLHHADGRISLRASDQLYDVIEADASRPDSAYGGNLYSEEFFRECSARLKPGGLMCTWCPTPRTYATFCRVFPYVLDGGTNLWTGSDLLIGSHTPLEVDMPTLRARLNDARVAEYLGQELAEQVAQDCQYLAPAVPATVLADELASNHDLFPRDEFHHDSRVNRALQVQAIGEIYLRRGQVAEAIQWLQEAIRLAPELSLAHTQLAFCYLRPGFDGPAQVELNEALRLAPDNTEPAYYLGRLLLTRGAAQAAVPLLRRAAEHQSTNAAMAAYLAQALSRMGDARGAIEWYRTSLERDPNRWETAQELAWLLATDADPNARDPQAALALAQQAVRDSREREALALDTLAAAYAATGDFASAADLAERALNRAKQQREQTLVEDIPARLELYRAEKSFVQPAREKPAAG